From Marinilabiliales bacterium, a single genomic window includes:
- a CDS encoding ribonuclease HII, with translation MLKGYYRDDAFEAGCDEAGRGCLAGPVVAAAVILPYGYENSLLKDSKKLSPPGRERLRIQVENDAVALGIGVVSSHDIDRINILNASILAMHRALDRLPVTPRHIIADGNRFSSYKGIPHTCIVKGDALYMSIAAASILAKTYRDGLMRELHLDFPVYGWDSNKGYPTVKHAAALREHGACPHHRKSFRLKPVQTKIELMV, from the coding sequence ATGCTTAAGGGATATTACAGGGATGATGCCTTTGAAGCTGGCTGTGATGAAGCGGGCAGGGGTTGTCTGGCCGGACCGGTGGTTGCAGCTGCAGTTATACTGCCGTACGGCTATGAAAACAGTCTCCTGAAAGATTCAAAAAAGCTTTCACCACCAGGTCGTGAACGGCTACGCATACAGGTGGAGAATGATGCCGTTGCCCTGGGAATAGGGGTTGTCTCCAGCCATGATATTGACAGAATTAACATACTCAATGCCTCCATCCTGGCGATGCATCGCGCGCTTGACCGGCTTCCGGTCACGCCCAGGCATATAATAGCAGACGGCAACCGTTTTTCCTCCTACAAGGGTATACCACACACATGCATTGTAAAGGGTGATGCGCTTTATATGAGCATTGCCGCAGCATCAATACTTGCAAAAACATATCGGGATGGGCTGATGAGGGAGCTGCACCTGGATTTTCCGGTTTACGGATGGGATAGCAACAAGGGGTACCCTACAGTGAAGCATGCTGCAGCCCTGAGAGAACATGGTGCGTGTCCACATCACCGTAAAAGCTTCAGGCTTAAACCGGTTCAAACCAAAATAGAGTTAATGGTATAG
- a CDS encoding glycosyltransferase family 1 protein, producing the protein MRIAVNTRLLLPGKLEGIGWFACETLKRITRDHPEHDFIFLFDRPWSDEFLFSGNITPVVASPPARHPFLWYTWFEYSIPAVLRRTGAELLISPDGYIPLSTAIPSVAVIHDINFMHRPDFHPWLTRAYYRRYFPRFAERAERIATVSEYSRNDIIKTFGVSPGKVDVVYNGASEDFVPLNGEDKGLVKRDIAGGSDYFLFVGSFHRRKNVSGMLRAYDKFRCNTGTDIKLVLAGERMYDYPEMEKTISGMKFADDLVFTGYLDQLELRRVYGAAVALVYIPFFEGFGIPLLEAMSCDTPVIASNRTSVPEVVGNAAHIVDPDDPVGVAEAMARLAKDPEYRKVLVERGRERRNFFSWDQTSRLLWDCIEKVISHI; encoded by the coding sequence ATGAGGATAGCGGTAAATACACGATTGCTTTTGCCGGGCAAACTTGAAGGAATCGGATGGTTTGCCTGTGAAACGTTGAAAAGGATCACCAGGGACCACCCTGAGCATGATTTTATTTTTCTGTTTGACAGGCCATGGTCAGACGAGTTCTTGTTTTCCGGCAACATAACACCGGTCGTGGCGTCTCCGCCTGCCCGGCATCCTTTCCTCTGGTACACATGGTTTGAATATTCGATACCGGCTGTTCTCAGGCGCACCGGCGCAGAGCTTTTAATCTCCCCCGACGGGTATATCCCGCTGTCAACGGCCATTCCTTCGGTTGCGGTTATACATGACATAAATTTCATGCATCGTCCTGATTTCCACCCCTGGCTTACAAGGGCATATTACAGGAGGTATTTTCCACGGTTTGCCGAGCGTGCTGAGAGGATTGCCACCGTATCAGAATACTCAAGGAATGATATAATAAAGACATTCGGGGTATCTCCCGGAAAGGTCGATGTTGTTTACAATGGCGCTTCTGAGGATTTTGTTCCCCTTAACGGGGAAGATAAAGGCCTGGTAAAAAGAGACATTGCCGGCGGCAGCGACTATTTCCTGTTCGTGGGGTCCTTCCACCGGAGAAAGAATGTATCGGGGATGCTCAGGGCATATGATAAATTCAGGTGCAATACCGGGACCGATATAAAGCTGGTGCTTGCAGGAGAGCGGATGTACGATTACCCTGAGATGGAGAAGACCATTTCAGGTATGAAGTTTGCCGATGACCTGGTGTTTACCGGATACCTTGACCAGCTTGAGCTGCGCCGGGTCTACGGGGCGGCGGTGGCCCTGGTTTACATTCCCTTTTTCGAGGGCTTTGGCATTCCCCTTCTCGAAGCAATGAGCTGCGATACCCCGGTGATCGCTTCAAACCGCACCTCGGTGCCTGAGGTGGTTGGCAATGCGGCTCACATTGTTGATCCTGACGATCCCGTCGGTGTGGCTGAAGCGATGGCGCGACTGGCCAAGGACCCTGAATACAGGAAGGTACTTGTTGAGCGTGGCAGGGAAAGGAGAAATTTCTTTTCGTGGGATCAGACCTCACGGCTACTTTGGGATTGCATTGAGAAAGTAATCTCGCATATTTGA
- the ruvC gene encoding crossover junction endodeoxyribonuclease RuvC, whose amino-acid sequence MPLKQKAPEKERIILGIDPGTTIMGYGLIKSTGKTPAMLALGVIELKKLPNHYLKLQRIFERTLHLIDQYHPDEIAIEAPFYGKNVQSMLKLGRAQGVAMAAGLYRSLPIFEYAPLRIKQAITGQGGASKEQVAIMLQKILDIPQLPGNLDATDGLAAALCHFYQNEILQKNTGSSSWKDFIARNPDRVG is encoded by the coding sequence ATGCCCCTTAAGCAAAAAGCACCGGAAAAGGAGAGGATAATACTCGGTATCGATCCCGGTACGACAATTATGGGCTACGGCCTCATTAAGTCCACCGGAAAGACCCCGGCCATGCTGGCACTCGGTGTTATCGAACTGAAGAAACTACCCAATCACTACCTTAAACTGCAGCGGATCTTTGAACGTACACTGCATCTTATCGATCAGTACCATCCCGATGAGATAGCCATCGAGGCGCCTTTTTACGGCAAGAATGTCCAGTCGATGCTGAAACTGGGCCGGGCCCAGGGTGTTGCCATGGCTGCAGGGCTTTACAGGTCGCTTCCCATATTTGAGTATGCCCCGCTTAGAATCAAGCAGGCTATTACAGGGCAGGGTGGCGCCTCAAAAGAGCAGGTTGCCATCATGCTGCAGAAGATCCTTGACATCCCGCAGTTACCCGGGAACCTTGATGCCACTGACGGACTTGCAGCGGCACTCTGTCATTTCTATCAGAACGAGATATTGCAGAAAAATACGGGCAGCAGCTCATGGAAGGACTTTATTGCCAGGAACCCTGACAGGGTCGGATAG
- a CDS encoding DMT family transporter, translating to MGGNRHPKNQSRAYMYAVLAVVFWSTAASAFKLTLAHTAPLQILFVATLTSCVALAGVLAIQGRFRLLKQTSGRELLYSAAMGLLNPFMYYLVLFEAYSLLPAQVAQPLNFTWPLMLVILSVPLLRQPISPWSIGTMLISFAGVYLISSQGRPFDMRFADPLGVSLALGSSVIWALFWIYNVRDGRNEVVKLFLSFSFALLFASVAMVMTSGFGALNFYGSAGGVYIGLFEMGFTFVFWLKAMQYAESTDRISNMIYITPFLALVLIGIVLGEQIHLTTVGGLVLIVAGIVLQKFITPAGAGAGIEADGR from the coding sequence ATGGGCGGCAACCGTCACCCCAAAAACCAGTCCAGGGCATACATGTATGCCGTGCTTGCAGTGGTTTTCTGGTCTACCGCGGCATCGGCATTCAAGCTTACACTTGCGCATACGGCCCCCCTTCAGATACTGTTTGTTGCGACCCTGACAAGCTGTGTTGCGCTGGCCGGTGTGCTTGCTATACAGGGCAGGTTCCGGCTATTGAAGCAAACCAGTGGCCGTGAATTACTCTATTCGGCGGCGATGGGACTGCTCAACCCGTTCATGTACTACCTTGTACTTTTTGAGGCGTATTCGCTACTTCCCGCACAGGTTGCCCAACCGCTTAATTTTACCTGGCCGCTCATGCTGGTGATCCTTTCGGTGCCACTGCTCAGGCAGCCCATATCACCGTGGAGCATCGGAACGATGCTGATCAGTTTTGCAGGGGTGTACCTTATATCTTCGCAGGGGCGGCCGTTTGACATGAGGTTTGCCGATCCTCTGGGGGTGTCGCTTGCACTTGGCAGCTCTGTTATCTGGGCCCTGTTCTGGATATACAACGTAAGAGATGGCAGGAACGAGGTTGTAAAGCTGTTTTTGTCATTCTCATTTGCTCTCCTGTTTGCGTCCGTGGCAATGGTGATGACTTCGGGATTCGGCGCCCTGAACTTTTACGGGTCAGCCGGCGGTGTTTATATCGGGCTCTTCGAGATGGGCTTTACCTTTGTTTTCTGGCTCAAGGCGATGCAGTATGCCGAATCGACCGACAGGATCAGCAATATGATATATATAACCCCTTTTCTGGCACTTGTTTTGATAGGGATTGTCCTGGGAGAACAGATACACCTGACAACGGTCGGGGGACTGGTACTGATAGTTGCGGGAATTGTTTTGCAGAAATTTATAACGCCGGCCGGAGCAGGGGCCGGTATAGAGGCTGATGGCCGGTAA